In the genome of Ignavibacteriales bacterium, one region contains:
- a CDS encoding ABC transporter ATP-binding protein, whose translation MINIEHIAKVYQVGSEEVFALRDVSLQINKNEYVAIMGPSGSGKSTLMNMLGCLDTPTSGKYDFRGISVSEMTDNDLARIRNKEIGFVFQTFNLLSRSDAIHNVELPLIYAGIPHSERRARAEQALQDVGLGDRMHHKPNELSGGQRQRVAIARALVTSPSIILADEPTGNLDSKTGEEIMLLFNEIYERGNTIILVTHEEYIAEHAARIIRIKDGLIEKDEIVSNRYIPKMKAAVE comes from the coding sequence ATAATTAATATTGAACATATCGCAAAGGTTTACCAGGTAGGCTCGGAAGAGGTTTTTGCGCTTCGCGATGTTTCATTACAAATAAATAAAAATGAGTATGTGGCGATCATGGGACCTTCGGGTTCCGGAAAGTCTACATTAATGAATATGCTCGGATGTCTGGACACACCTACTTCAGGCAAATATGATTTCAGAGGGATCAGCGTAAGTGAAATGACTGATAATGATCTTGCGAGGATAAGAAATAAAGAAATCGGTTTTGTATTCCAGACGTTTAATCTTCTCTCACGTTCAGATGCTATTCATAATGTTGAATTGCCCTTGATATATGCGGGAATTCCTCATTCAGAACGGCGTGCAAGAGCCGAGCAGGCACTTCAGGATGTAGGTCTTGGAGATAGGATGCACCACAAACCAAACGAACTCTCAGGCGGACAAAGACAGAGAGTTGCAATTGCGCGTGCATTAGTAACCAGTCCCTCAATAATACTTGCGGATGAACCGACAGGAAACTTGGATTCCAAAACAGGTGAGGAGATCATGCTTCTTTTCAATGAGATATATGAAAGAGGCAACACTATAATCCTTGTAACACACGAAGAATATATTGCTGAACACGCTGCAAGAATTATCAGAATAAAAGACGGTCTGATAGAGAAAGATGAAATAGTTTCAAATCGTTATATACCTAAAATGAAAGCAGCAGTTGAATAA
- a CDS encoding efflux RND transporter periplasmic adaptor subunit, protein MANGKQKKSKKKLFIFGGLGLIVVILIVMTLFGGSKEDIIQVQVEKVQKRNITQTVAATGTINPEFKVVITPEVTGEIVELPVKEGDAVKRGQLLIRIKGDQYQAQKQRLEANLQSAEAQLKMREAELNKVELDYNRVKELHLKGLASDSELETAKSNFLSTKASYDAAAANVLQSKASLRETLETLYKTTIVSPMDGVVTKLNVEVGERVFGAGFSMGTDIMTISDLRNIEAVVEVDENDVVLITRGDTARIKVDAFGDKEFIGLVTQIGNSAQTSGIGTQEQVVNFEVRIKLLDAESKLRPGMSCNADIETETVANVLSIPIQSVTARGNDAAPPTEGGDEQAPGQQQNGNSKPKEVVFLAENNKAKMVEVKTGLSDDNFIEIKEGLSEEQTVVTGSYKAISRELSDGSNLRVEEKRKSFAKTN, encoded by the coding sequence ATGGCTAATGGAAAACAAAAGAAATCAAAGAAGAAATTATTCATCTTTGGAGGACTGGGATTAATTGTTGTTATACTGATTGTAATGACTCTGTTTGGCGGAAGTAAGGAAGATATAATCCAGGTCCAGGTTGAAAAAGTTCAAAAGCGCAACATCACACAAACTGTTGCAGCAACAGGTACTATTAATCCCGAATTTAAAGTTGTGATAACTCCGGAAGTTACAGGTGAAATCGTTGAGCTTCCTGTGAAAGAAGGAGACGCTGTAAAGAGAGGTCAGCTTCTTATAAGAATAAAAGGTGATCAATACCAGGCACAGAAGCAGAGACTTGAAGCTAATCTTCAGTCTGCGGAAGCGCAATTGAAAATGCGTGAAGCTGAATTGAACAAAGTTGAGCTTGATTACAACAGGGTAAAAGAATTACACCTTAAAGGTCTGGCAAGTGATTCAGAACTTGAAACTGCAAAATCAAATTTCCTGTCAACAAAAGCTTCATATGATGCCGCTGCTGCTAACGTACTTCAAAGTAAAGCTTCATTAAGAGAAACACTCGAGACACTTTATAAAACAACGATCGTTTCTCCGATGGATGGTGTTGTTACAAAGCTTAATGTTGAAGTCGGTGAAAGAGTATTCGGTGCTGGATTCAGCATGGGTACAGATATTATGACTATTTCTGATCTTAGAAATATTGAAGCAGTAGTTGAAGTTGATGAAAATGACGTTGTACTTATTACGAGAGGTGATACGGCAAGAATAAAAGTCGATGCATTTGGTGATAAGGAATTTATCGGACTTGTAACACAAATCGGCAACAGTGCTCAGACTTCAGGGATTGGCACACAGGAACAGGTTGTAAATTTTGAAGTAAGAATTAAACTGCTCGATGCGGAATCAAAACTACGACCGGGAATGTCTTGCAACGCGGATATTGAAACAGAAACCGTTGCAAATGTTTTAAGCATTCCGATTCAGAGTGTAACAGCACGTGGAAATGATGCTGCACCACCGACAGAAGGCGGTGACGAACAGGCTCCGGGTCAGCAGCAAAATGGAAATTCAAAACCTAAAGAAGTAGTATTCCTTGCGGAGAATAATAAAGCTAAAATGGTTGAAGTTAAGACTGGTCTCAGCGATGATAATTTTATTGAGATAAAAGAAGGATTGAGCGAAGAACAAACAGTTGTTACCGGAAGCTATAAAGCAATATCACGTGAACTGAGTGATGGTTCCAACCTGAGAGTGGAAGAGAAAAGAAAATCTTTCGCTAAAACAAATTAA
- a CDS encoding TolC family protein, which produces MRTFLVCLTIMLLTVSASAQKDLKLEDAINIALQKNTTLQKNLNNLKNYEAGLLAAYGNFLPTLGASGRWSWTRNEVESDFISAEGLSSITTETRSYSAGVGADWVLFDGLANYGGLSQSKNNLESAKLSIERLKQDVVFQVVNLYYDVVNTQQLLKFKEDDVKWNQKNLETITERNKLGAVTLADVYAQQVRTGNAELEVIRTKNLLETSKSNLLYYLGLDVLENYRFEEEFTASEKQMLETRITEDYKNISSLVEQALESRPDFQSSLLNRESAYDGITIARSGHFPRLTGDANYGIRANRFSDISDNKSLSVGLTLSIPIFSGWSVSERVQTAEVLAENSEIDVIDLERTIKKDIQKAYLDLQAAEKGLLVSQKNVIAAEENQKIEQEKYSLGAGTLLNVLIANSEYSNAQTNYINAQFAYIVLSEQLKYYLGVLDFKKYE; this is translated from the coding sequence ATGCGTACCTTCCTAGTGTGTCTGACAATAATGTTGCTTACAGTTTCCGCTTCAGCTCAAAAAGATCTGAAACTGGAAGATGCTATAAACATTGCATTACAAAAAAATACAACTCTTCAGAAAAATCTTAACAACCTTAAAAACTATGAAGCAGGTCTGTTAGCAGCTTATGGAAATTTTCTGCCGACATTAGGTGCTTCGGGAAGATGGTCCTGGACAAGGAATGAAGTTGAAAGTGATTTCATTTCTGCCGAAGGACTCTCTTCAATAACCACAGAAACAAGAAGCTACAGCGCAGGTGTTGGTGCTGATTGGGTTTTGTTTGATGGACTCGCAAATTACGGCGGACTTTCACAGAGCAAAAACAATCTGGAATCTGCAAAGCTTTCCATTGAAAGACTAAAACAGGATGTAGTTTTCCAGGTGGTTAATCTATATTACGATGTGGTGAACACACAACAGCTTTTAAAGTTTAAAGAAGATGACGTTAAGTGGAATCAAAAAAACCTTGAGACAATTACAGAAAGAAATAAGCTTGGTGCAGTAACTTTAGCAGATGTGTACGCGCAGCAGGTAAGAACAGGAAATGCTGAACTTGAAGTGATACGTACAAAAAATCTGCTTGAAACTTCAAAAAGTAATCTGCTGTATTACCTTGGATTAGATGTGCTTGAAAACTACAGGTTCGAAGAGGAATTTACGGCGAGTGAAAAGCAGATGCTTGAAACCAGAATAACCGAAGACTATAAAAATATTTCTTCATTAGTTGAGCAGGCACTAGAGAGCCGCCCTGATTTTCAAAGTTCTCTTTTGAACCGTGAAAGTGCGTATGATGGTATTACTATAGCACGATCCGGACATTTTCCAAGATTGACTGGCGATGCAAATTATGGAATACGTGCAAACAGGTTTTCTGATATTTCTGACAATAAATCTTTAAGTGTTGGATTGACATTGAGCATTCCAATTTTCTCCGGCTGGTCTGTTTCTGAAAGAGTGCAGACTGCGGAAGTACTTGCTGAAAACAGCGAAATAGATGTAATCGATCTTGAACGAACTATTAAAAAGGATATTCAGAAAGCATATCTTGATCTGCAGGCTGCTGAAAAAGGATTACTTGTAAGCCAGAAAAATGTTATTGCTGCAGAAGAGAATCAAAAGATTGAACAGGAAAAATATTCTTTGGGTGCCGGAACATTGCTTAATGTTCTTATCGCGAATTCAGAATATTCAAATGCACAAACCAATTACATTAACGCCCAGTTTGCTTATATAGTTTTAAGTGAACAGCTTAAATATTATCTGGGAGTTTTAGATTTTAAGAAATACGAATAA
- a CDS encoding HD domain-containing protein yields MNLPGLDKYLGTISFLRDISKFADEFGAGVYIVGGFIRDYILGRKKNEIDFLVLGDGPEFANQLSKKLNAGEVITFRNFGTAHFSFGGYELEFVGARKESYKRSSRNPKVEPGTFNDDINRRDFTINTIAVSVNENDFGKLIDTFNGLTDIENKLIKTPLDPYQTFDDDPLRIMRAFRFASQLDFQIDEKLLLVASELRERLKIVAQERITDEFLKILSSPKPSIGLKHLYNTKVLEIVFPEISALAGVDQRKDYHHKDVFLHTCMVVDNISRTTENLWLRFAALVHDIAKPATKKFIEGIGWTFHGHEELGARMMKSIFTKLKLPLNKLDYIEKLVRLHLRPIALAKEEVTDSAIRRLIVSAGDDLNDLITLCRADITSKNPNKVSRYLDNYERVMQKVLTVKEKDNLRAFQSPVRGETIMEICKIGPSRKVGEIKRAIEEAILEGKIENTYEDAFKYLMEIKSVYLSE; encoded by the coding sequence ATGAATCTACCAGGTTTAGATAAATATTTAGGAACCATTTCTTTCCTTCGTGATATTTCAAAATTTGCTGATGAATTTGGAGCCGGAGTTTATATTGTCGGCGGATTTATACGTGATTACATTCTCGGCAGAAAAAAAAATGAAATAGATTTTCTTGTTTTGGGTGACGGTCCTGAATTTGCAAATCAGCTTTCGAAAAAACTCAATGCAGGTGAGGTTATAACTTTCAGGAATTTTGGTACAGCTCATTTTTCTTTTGGAGGTTATGAACTTGAATTTGTTGGTGCAAGAAAAGAATCTTATAAGCGCAGCAGCCGGAATCCGAAAGTGGAACCGGGAACATTCAATGATGATATCAACCGAAGAGACTTTACAATAAATACGATCGCAGTTTCTGTTAATGAAAATGACTTTGGAAAACTGATTGATACTTTTAACGGACTGACAGATATTGAAAATAAACTCATCAAAACTCCGCTTGATCCTTATCAGACTTTTGATGATGACCCACTAAGAATTATGAGGGCATTCAGATTTGCTTCACAGTTAGATTTCCAAATTGATGAAAAACTTTTGTTAGTTGCTTCTGAATTGAGGGAACGACTAAAAATTGTCGCACAGGAAAGGATCACTGATGAGTTTCTGAAAATTCTGTCATCACCCAAGCCTTCAATTGGATTGAAGCATCTCTACAACACAAAAGTACTTGAGATTGTGTTCCCGGAAATATCTGCTTTAGCCGGAGTTGATCAGCGAAAAGATTATCATCACAAAGATGTCTTCCTGCACACGTGCATGGTTGTTGATAATATTTCGCGCACTACTGAAAATCTCTGGTTAAGATTTGCTGCTTTGGTTCACGACATTGCCAAACCTGCAACCAAAAAATTTATTGAAGGAATAGGATGGACATTCCACGGGCATGAAGAACTGGGCGCAAGAATGATGAAGTCCATCTTTACAAAACTTAAACTACCTTTAAACAAACTTGACTACATCGAAAAATTGGTGAGACTTCACTTAAGACCAATTGCTCTTGCAAAAGAAGAAGTAACTGACTCGGCAATAAGAAGATTGATTGTTTCTGCAGGAGATGATTTAAATGATTTAATCACTCTTTGCCGTGCGGATATTACAAGTAAAAATCCTAATAAAGTCAGCAGGTATCTTGATAACTATGAACGTGTGATGCAGAAAGTGCTTACTGTTAAGGAGAAGGATAATTTAAGAGCATTCCAATCTCCGGTTAGAGGCGAAACCATAATGGAGATTTGTAAGATCGGTCCTTCCCGAAAAGTGGGAGAAATTAAAAGGGCAATAGAAGAGGCAATACTTGAAGGTAAAATTGAAAACACCTATGAAGATGCATTCAAGTACTTAATGGAGATAAAATCAGTATATCTTTCAGAATAA
- a CDS encoding AI-2E family transporter codes for METEISSKKNYYKLITYLLGFICFVIFVYILMALQDILIPVIIAIFLTYLFHPLMKYLKKFKIPYWLSLIFILIIISGLYYLLGLMLFSTYQTFSDKIEFYAENLSTLFQSILSPFNLTVREVALWLDIPSQDFDVNTIVRKMFDAGMIQTIFNSFSSLLGDFFISLVFWVFMIMGKDKFEERLKFAFTENKEVVEKTLVSINTQLQSYIIIKTIISLSTGIIFTIILMSFGVDFAVMWGVLAFVLNYIPNIGSLVATIFPILISIIQFGFGFQTITMSALLIITQNILGNFVEPNFLGRKMDLSPVFVLFSLIFWGWIWGIAGMFLAVPIAALMKIFANNINSLKPLAVLMGNRAE; via the coding sequence ATGGAAACAGAAATTTCATCAAAAAAAAATTATTACAAATTAATTACTTATCTGCTGGGATTTATTTGTTTTGTGATTTTCGTTTATATACTAATGGCACTCCAGGATATTCTCATCCCGGTTATTATCGCAATTTTTCTTACGTACCTTTTTCATCCTTTAATGAAGTATTTAAAGAAGTTTAAAATTCCTTACTGGCTTTCCCTCATTTTTATATTAATTATTATTTCCGGATTGTATTACCTGCTTGGATTAATGCTTTTCTCTACCTATCAAACTTTTTCGGATAAAATAGAATTTTATGCTGAAAATTTATCGACTCTTTTTCAATCAATACTCAGTCCTTTTAATCTTACCGTACGCGAGGTTGCTTTATGGCTTGATATACCGTCACAGGATTTCGATGTAAATACAATTGTCCGGAAAATGTTTGATGCCGGTATGATTCAAACCATTTTTAATTCGTTTTCATCATTGCTCGGTGATTTTTTTATTTCACTTGTGTTCTGGGTGTTTATGATAATGGGTAAAGACAAATTTGAGGAAAGACTTAAGTTTGCCTTTACAGAAAACAAAGAAGTAGTGGAAAAAACTCTTGTGTCGATTAACACTCAGTTGCAATCATACATCATTATAAAAACAATAATTAGTTTATCTACGGGAATTATTTTTACAATTATTCTTATGAGTTTTGGTGTAGACTTCGCAGTTATGTGGGGAGTGCTTGCCTTCGTTCTTAATTATATCCCGAATATAGGATCACTGGTTGCAACAATTTTTCCAATACTCATTTCAATTATTCAATTTGGGTTTGGATTTCAGACTATCACAATGTCTGCTTTACTTATCATCACTCAAAATATACTTGGCAATTTTGTCGAACCGAATTTTCTGGGAAGAAAAATGGATCTTAGTCCAGTGTTCGTCTTGTTCTCATTAATTTTTTGGGGATGGATATGGGGAATCGCCGGAATGTTTCTCGCTGTTCCGATTGCAGCACTAATGAAAATTTTTGCGAATAATATAAACTCACTCAAACCGCTCGCAGTGCTTATGGGGAACCGGGCAGAATGA
- the murA gene encoding UDP-N-acetylglucosamine 1-carboxyvinyltransferase produces MDKFVITGGKKLSGEVEISGAKNASLALMPACILSGGISTLYNTPELNDIYTMKKLLTQLGVESSFENHKMVIDTTVINNFVAPYEHVKKMRASVYVLGPLLTKYGEAKVSLPGGCAWGPRPINLHLEALKKMGAEIELAEGYIIAKSKRLNGAKINFDISSVGATGNTLMAAVLAKGETIINNAAIEPEITNLAEFLVKMGASIDGIGTSTLKIEGRDEVNSTDIQTIPDRIEAGTLLAAAAITGGNIKLTNIDGTFLSSVLSKFEDSGCKLFAGNNKIELHTVNTQAKATDVLTTVFPGFPTDMQAQWAAYMTLADGVAKVTDTIYLDRFKHIPELVRLGADITLTENTAVIKGVKKLTGAKVMSTDLRASASLVLAGLAAEGTTEVLRVYHLDRGYQKIEEKLRLLGAQIERVEGAEY; encoded by the coding sequence TTGGATAAATTTGTAATAACAGGGGGCAAAAAACTTAGCGGCGAAGTTGAAATCAGCGGAGCTAAAAATGCTTCTTTAGCCCTGATGCCGGCATGTATTTTATCAGGCGGAATATCTACTCTATACAACACACCGGAGTTGAATGATATTTACACAATGAAAAAACTGCTTACCCAACTTGGGGTGGAAAGTTCATTTGAAAATCATAAAATGGTTATTGATACAACCGTAATAAATAATTTTGTAGCGCCGTACGAACACGTAAAGAAAATGCGTGCATCGGTTTATGTACTTGGTCCACTTTTAACAAAATATGGAGAGGCTAAAGTATCTTTACCCGGAGGATGTGCATGGGGTCCGCGACCGATTAATCTCCATCTTGAAGCATTGAAAAAAATGGGTGCTGAGATTGAACTTGCTGAGGGATACATTATTGCAAAGTCAAAAAGATTAAATGGTGCAAAAATAAATTTTGATATTTCGTCAGTTGGTGCCACCGGTAATACATTGATGGCTGCCGTTCTGGCAAAAGGCGAAACAATTATTAATAATGCTGCTATTGAACCTGAGATAACAAATCTTGCAGAATTCCTGGTAAAGATGGGAGCATCAATTGATGGGATCGGAACATCGACATTAAAAATAGAAGGAAGAGATGAAGTAAACTCCACAGATATCCAAACAATTCCTGATCGAATTGAAGCAGGGACTCTTTTAGCTGCTGCAGCAATTACAGGGGGAAATATTAAGCTGACTAATATCGATGGAACGTTTCTGAGTTCAGTCTTATCAAAGTTCGAAGATTCCGGCTGTAAGTTATTTGCAGGTAATAATAAAATAGAATTACATACCGTAAATACTCAGGCAAAAGCTACTGATGTCCTTACAACTGTTTTCCCAGGGTTTCCAACTGATATGCAGGCGCAGTGGGCAGCATATATGACATTAGCTGATGGTGTAGCAAAAGTCACCGACACAATATATCTCGACAGGTTCAAACATATACCTGAACTTGTAAGGCTTGGAGCAGATATAACTTTGACGGAGAATACGGCAGTAATTAAGGGAGTAAAGAAACTGACCGGAGCAAAAGTAATGTCGACAGATTTACGTGCAAGCGCAAGTCTCGTTCTTGCCGGTTTAGCGGCTGAAGGTACAACAGAAGTTTTGAGAGTTTATCACCTTGACAGGGGTTATCAAAAGATAGAAGAAAAATTAAGATTGCTTGGTGCACAAATAGAACGAGTTGAAGGAGCCGAATATTAA
- a CDS encoding protein kinase yields MIGSTVEHYKIMETLGEGGMGIVYKAFDLKLERYVALKILGAQAITNPRFIERFKREAKNQAKLSHPNIVTVYGFTEVNNTFGIAMEYIPGETLDDLVERLGKIDLLTSLKIIKQVLAGCSYSHNKGFIHRDIKPSNVIIGNDGIAKIMDFGISKSLTEGKGITKTGAKLGTILYMSPEQFKGQEPTRQSDIYSIGCTLYEMVLGNPPFDLASEFEIMEAHLKREPVPPSELLDNIPTALDAIINKALSKNEQKRYHSCDEFMHDINQLITRVEHLKPRSKISRKLRKPLKIKYVVLPIIIIILLGILFAYVLNETSFLWRSGKPQREPSQILNGNSSVINSMVWEKIDINSRINFSALCALNDSLIFLCGDNGSLLRSENFGHDWTSVTDSSGIFLTDIEFVNEKTGFVVGDNGLFLYSNDGGYNWNQKQIGIDEQISCIKFFDGSKIGFITTSEGRIFRTKNLGESWNQVHKRSGRVLYSLFMITELDGIAVGWDGLILRTSNGGESWIDVDKITDKYIRDINFHDKQNGILVCGGGEIFITTNGGDDWNSVSSGIITGLTSVPLFTPEHSIVLSSTGEILYSQDFGRTWMKSSSNSFVPLNDGIILPDGSMIIAGNAGTLLKSQIPLIDFTQPNL; encoded by the coding sequence ATGATTGGCTCTACGGTTGAACATTATAAAATCATGGAAACCCTTGGTGAAGGGGGAATGGGGATTGTCTACAAGGCTTTCGATTTAAAACTTGAAAGATATGTAGCTCTTAAAATTCTTGGTGCTCAGGCAATAACAAATCCACGCTTCATTGAACGATTCAAACGTGAAGCAAAAAACCAGGCAAAACTTTCACACCCTAATATCGTCACTGTCTATGGATTTACAGAAGTGAATAACACTTTCGGTATTGCAATGGAATATATCCCTGGTGAAACACTTGATGACCTGGTTGAACGATTGGGCAAGATAGATTTGTTAACATCTCTTAAAATTATAAAACAGGTTCTGGCTGGTTGTTCCTATTCACACAATAAAGGATTCATACATCGTGATATTAAACCTTCAAATGTTATAATCGGTAATGATGGTATTGCGAAGATAATGGACTTCGGTATATCTAAATCTCTGACTGAAGGAAAAGGTATCACAAAAACCGGCGCAAAGCTTGGAACAATTCTTTATATGAGTCCTGAACAATTTAAAGGACAGGAACCGACACGGCAGAGTGATATTTATTCAATAGGTTGTACGCTTTATGAAATGGTACTCGGTAATCCTCCATTCGATTTAGCTTCGGAGTTTGAAATAATGGAAGCTCATTTGAAAAGAGAACCTGTGCCACCATCAGAACTTCTTGATAATATTCCCACAGCTTTGGATGCAATTATAAATAAAGCCTTGAGTAAAAATGAACAAAAAAGATATCATTCGTGTGATGAGTTTATGCACGATATTAATCAACTAATTACAAGAGTAGAGCATTTAAAACCCCGCAGCAAAATCTCCAGAAAATTAAGAAAACCTTTAAAAATAAAATATGTTGTTCTTCCAATAATCATAATCATTCTACTCGGAATTTTATTTGCATACGTTTTAAATGAAACTTCTTTTTTATGGCGGTCAGGTAAACCGCAAAGAGAACCATCGCAAATTCTTAATGGTAATAGTTCCGTAATCAATTCGATGGTGTGGGAAAAAATTGATATAAATTCTAGAATAAATTTTTCAGCTCTATGTGCGTTAAATGATAGCCTGATTTTTTTGTGTGGCGATAACGGATCATTGTTAAGGTCAGAAAACTTTGGACACGACTGGACTTCAGTTACAGATTCTTCAGGGATATTTCTTACTGATATAGAATTTGTAAATGAGAAAACCGGATTTGTAGTTGGTGATAATGGACTCTTTCTTTATTCAAATGATGGAGGCTATAACTGGAACCAGAAACAAATTGGTATCGATGAGCAAATTAGTTGTATAAAATTTTTTGATGGCAGTAAAATCGGCTTCATCACTACAAGTGAAGGAAGAATATTTAGAACTAAAAATCTTGGTGAATCCTGGAATCAGGTTCATAAACGGAGCGGACGGGTTTTATATTCTCTTTTTATGATTACAGAACTGGATGGAATAGCCGTAGGCTGGGATGGATTAATTCTCCGTACTTCTAACGGTGGAGAGAGTTGGATTGATGTTGATAAAATAACGGATAAGTATATCAGAGATATTAATTTTCATGATAAACAGAACGGGATATTAGTCTGTGGTGGGGGAGAAATTTTCATAACGACAAACGGGGGAGATGATTGGAATTCCGTTTCTTCTGGTATTATTACAGGGCTTACCTCTGTTCCATTGTTTACTCCTGAGCATAGTATTGTTCTCAGCAGTACGGGTGAGATACTCTATTCTCAGGATTTTGGCAGGACATGGATGAAATCCAGTTCGAATTCGTTTGTACCATTGAATGATGGTATCATACTGCCAGATGGTTCGATGATTATTGCAGGAAATGCAGGCACACTTCTTAAATCCCAAATTCCATTAATTGATTTTACTCAACCTAATCTTTAA
- a CDS encoding Stp1/IreP family PP2C-type Ser/Thr phosphatase produces MGFVKYKYKSVSKAGFKRAENEDFIGVFPVEKGILCVVCDGLGGNNAGEVAARLSVETIHKSFMLAEHTDFLEKIKLSILDANQVLLEKSVSENSLKGMATTVEAFYLTDSTAYWGHVGDSRIYNFKKNKLKQLTKDHSLVQRLIDEGYLSIKEAENHPNRNIITRALGEQSTIDMDLSKLKLSYEEHNLFLICTDGVSGVIRDTELEVILNNRDIETISENIISLVEERGAPDNFSFVLVEKNH; encoded by the coding sequence ATGGGGTTCGTTAAATACAAATACAAATCCGTTTCAAAAGCTGGCTTTAAAAGGGCAGAAAACGAAGATTTTATAGGAGTTTTTCCTGTTGAGAAGGGAATCCTATGTGTTGTCTGTGATGGATTAGGCGGAAATAATGCCGGTGAAGTTGCAGCAAGATTGTCTGTTGAGACTATACACAAAAGTTTCATGCTTGCTGAACACACAGATTTTCTTGAAAAGATTAAACTGAGTATACTTGACGCAAACCAGGTGCTGCTTGAAAAATCAGTTTCTGAAAATTCTTTGAAAGGAATGGCAACAACTGTTGAAGCTTTTTATTTAACTGATTCAACTGCTTACTGGGGACACGTTGGTGATTCTAGGATTTATAACTTTAAGAAAAATAAACTGAAGCAATTAACAAAGGACCATTCATTAGTTCAACGGTTAATTGATGAAGGGTATCTTTCAATTAAAGAAGCTGAAAATCATCCTAACAGAAATATTATAACCAGAGCATTAGGTGAGCAATCAACAATTGATATGGATCTGAGTAAGTTAAAATTATCATATGAAGAACATAATTTATTCTTAATCTGCACAGATGGGGTTTCAGGAGTTATAAGGGACACGGAATTGGAAGTGATATTGAATAATCGCGACATTGAAACGATCAGCGAAAATATAATTTCACTTGTAGAGGAACGTGGAGCGCCTGATAATTTTTCATTCGTCTTAGTTGAGAAGAACCATTGA